In Malaclemys terrapin pileata isolate rMalTer1 chromosome 10, rMalTer1.hap1, whole genome shotgun sequence, the following are encoded in one genomic region:
- the ARRDC4 gene encoding arrestin domain-containing protein 4, with protein MAGEAAGPGAGRRVKALALVLEDEARRGGYASGDTVSGQVLVELAGPLLLRALRLEATGRAWAAWSKGSVRVSSARARGGAGRGVPGPRREAEVRYLDIRQSLLRQPPEGEDGLFLLEAGKHEFPFSFQLPQEPLVTSFSGKYGSIQYCVKAILERPVVPDQSVKRELQVISHVDVNSPAFLMPVLRSKEKLVGCWFFTSGPVSLSAKIERKGYCNEEAIPIYAEIENCSSRLIVPKAAIFQTQTYLASGKTKTFRQMLANVRGNPIASGSTDTWNGKTLKIPPVTPSILNCCIIRVEYSLAVYIHIPGANKLMIELPLVIGTIPYTGFSSRNSSAGQFSVDMSWLALTMPEHPEAPPNYADVVSQEEFSRHVSAYAQPVNCEEQLCGHMFAYIQEFRFQPPPLYSEIDPHPTHIEETQSVSFML; from the exons ATGGCGGGGGAggcggccgggcccggggccgggcggAGGGTGAAGGCGCTGGCCCTAGTGCTGGAGGATGAGGCCCGGCGGGGCGGCTACGCGAGCGGGGACACGGTGTCGGGCCAGGTGCTGGTGGAGCTGGCGGGGCCGCTGCTTCTCCGGGCCCTGCGCCTGGAGGCCACGGGCCGGGCCTGGGCGGCCTGGAGCAAGGGGTCCGTCCGGGTCTCCTCTGCCCGGGCCCGCGGGGGCGCGGGGCGGGGCGTCCCGGGGCCCCGACGGGAGGCCGAAGTGCGGTATCTGGACATCCGGCAGAGCCTCCTGCGGCAGCCCCCGGAag GTGAAGATGGCTTATTCCTGTTAGAAGCTGGAAAACATGAATTCCCATTCAGCTTTCAACTTCCACAGGA ACCTTTGGTGACCTCTTTTAGTGGAAAGTATGGCAGTATTCAGTACTGCGTGAAAGCAATTCTGGAAAGGCCTGTAGTACCTGATCAAAGTGTAAAGAGAGAACTTCAGGTTATCAGCCATGTTGATGTCAACTCGCCAGCTTTCTTg ATGCCTGTTTTGAGAAGCAAGGAGAAGCTGGTTGGCTGTTGGTTTTTCACCTCTGGTCCAGTCTCTCTGAGTGCCAAAATTGAGAGGAAGGGATATTGTAATG AGGAAGCCATACCAATCTATGCAGAAATTGAGAATTGTTCCTCTCGTTTGATTGTTCCAAAAGCTGCCATTTTCCAAACACAGACTTATCTGGCCagtgggaagacaaagactttccGTCAGATGCTTGCCAATGTACGAGGAAACCCTATTGCTTCTGGGAGTACAGATACCTGGAATGGGAAAactctgaaaatcccacctgtaaCCCCTTCCATTCTTAACTGTTGTATCATCAGAGTAGAGTATTCTTTAGCT GTATATATCCATATTCCTGGTGCTAACAAGTTGATGATTGAATTGCCACTGGTAATTGGCACAATTCCATATACTGGGTTTTCAAGCAGGAACTCCAGCGCCGGCCAGTTCAGCGTGGACATGAGTTGGTTGGCACTGACCATGCCAGAACACCCTGAAG caCCACCAAATTATGCTGATGTAGTATCACAGGAAGAGTTCTCTAGACATGTTTCTGCTTACGCACAACCAGTTAACTGTGAGGAACAATTATGTGGTCACATGTTTGCCTATATACAGGAGTTCCGGTTTCAGCCTCCACCTCTCTATTCAGAG ATTGATCCACATCCTACTCATATAGAAGAGACCCAGTCTGTTTCATTCATGCTCTAA